The following proteins are co-located in the Paludibaculum fermentans genome:
- a CDS encoding type II secretion system protein GspG, translating into MSAPIQRRRVPYDEIGFSILVFLPFFCMVCVNWGHRPEHFRVSAIHTQLAVFQTALGAYQEDVGHFPTQPLGLQALVTRPSGEAMWRGPYLPQDIPLDPWGHAYEYTTPESPAARRNSVPTAKTDNPEESVSRLTSSTLLHPVRVTRGALDPA; encoded by the coding sequence ATGTCCGCCCCAATTCAACGCCGCCGCGTTCCTTACGACGAAATCGGATTCTCCATTCTCGTATTCCTCCCCTTCTTCTGCATGGTGTGCGTGAATTGGGGCCATCGGCCCGAGCATTTCCGAGTCAGCGCAATCCACACTCAACTCGCGGTCTTCCAAACCGCCCTCGGTGCTTACCAGGAGGATGTCGGCCACTTTCCAACCCAACCGCTGGGCCTCCAGGCTCTGGTAACCCGGCCTTCCGGCGAAGCCATGTGGCGGGGCCCGTACCTTCCACAGGACATTCCCCTGGACCCCTGGGGCCACGCCTACGAATACACCACCCCCGAGAGTCCGGCTGCCCGCCGCAACTCCGTTCCTACGGCGAAGACGGACAACCCGGAGGAATCGGTCTCTCGGCTGACCTCGTCAACCCTGCTACACCCTGTCCGAGTCACAAGAGGAGCACTGGATCCCGCTTGA
- a CDS encoding RHS repeat domain-containing protein: MPEKIFKYSYLPAGLSSTTYPSGRVVSWSYDIAGRPDTVLDGAGGTAFATAVKYDMMGGLSKLSLGSGLEENWTYSSTRGQVRQVTLGMPASPNSVGSWQYSYCAGKSYADECATNNGNVMSQTIGPLGAVQTYTYDGMNRLKRFSETETFQQTYVYDQYGNRALLTGSTMPPWPSGAEVTNDQPSDVATIFPSNQWSQSTVVNGYVTKPKSDAYPTLSYDAEGRVATAVTGATGSANASYGYDGEGRRVQRTSSGVTTYYVYDAAGQLAAEYGSSVAASGRQYLTVDALGSTRVVTDQNKTVVPGQRHDYMPFGGSLLSTQNGRTTTLGYGVDEALASLSTLFTGKERDAETGLDFFEARYFSSAQGRFTSPDPLTWQVWQYGSDDDRAKFQEFISDPQNFNLYAYVRNNPLKYTDPTGTYYCNGSDADCKKVEAAYNQAKAAAANKDLSKDERAAINKTLKFLGKPGEVNGVVVVFGAAAKGATAVTDTTKSFGSTITTITFDPKNLARVDARTLSETLIHEGTHGVDDFPLGHNPMTKAAEMQTEMNAYSNQSNVAKGLGVASPWGVWSPGISDADRQKAIQNNAQKSTRIWCQNGGNCK, encoded by the coding sequence TTGCCCGAAAAGATCTTCAAGTACAGTTATCTTCCGGCGGGGCTGTCATCCACGACGTACCCCTCAGGCCGGGTGGTGAGTTGGAGCTACGACATTGCGGGGCGGCCAGACACCGTGCTGGACGGCGCAGGTGGAACGGCGTTCGCGACGGCCGTGAAGTACGACATGATGGGCGGGCTTAGCAAGCTTTCGCTGGGCAGCGGGTTGGAAGAGAATTGGACGTATAGCAGCACTCGAGGGCAGGTTCGGCAGGTGACGCTGGGCATGCCGGCGAGCCCGAATTCGGTGGGGAGCTGGCAATACAGCTATTGTGCAGGTAAGAGCTATGCGGACGAGTGTGCGACAAACAACGGGAACGTTATGAGTCAGACGATTGGGCCCCTGGGCGCGGTACAGACATACACATACGACGGGATGAACCGGCTGAAGAGGTTTTCCGAAACGGAGACCTTTCAGCAGACCTACGTCTACGACCAATATGGCAACCGGGCCCTGCTGACTGGGTCGACGATGCCGCCTTGGCCCTCCGGGGCGGAAGTGACAAACGACCAGCCGAGCGATGTGGCCACCATCTTCCCGTCGAACCAATGGAGCCAATCGACGGTGGTGAATGGGTATGTAACCAAGCCGAAGTCGGACGCATATCCGACGCTGAGCTATGACGCCGAAGGGAGAGTTGCAACTGCGGTAACGGGCGCGACCGGAAGCGCGAATGCGAGCTACGGGTACGACGGAGAAGGTCGGCGGGTGCAGAGGACGAGTTCCGGGGTGACGACATACTACGTTTACGACGCGGCGGGGCAATTGGCCGCGGAGTATGGTAGTAGTGTGGCGGCGAGCGGGCGGCAATATCTGACAGTGGACGCTCTCGGGTCGACGCGAGTGGTAACAGATCAGAACAAGACCGTGGTGCCTGGGCAGAGGCACGATTACATGCCGTTTGGCGGATCGCTGCTCTCCACGCAGAACGGTCGAACAACCACATTGGGATATGGTGTCGACGAGGCTCTCGCTTCACTCTCGACGCTCTTTACCGGCAAAGAACGGGATGCGGAAACTGGGTTGGACTTTTTTGAAGCGAGGTACTTCAGTTCTGCTCAAGGGCGGTTTACAAGCCCGGACCCGCTGACGTGGCAGGTTTGGCAATACGGGTCGGACGATGATAGGGCGAAGTTCCAGGAGTTCATCAGTGACCCGCAAAACTTCAACCTGTATGCCTACGTCCGAAATAACCCGCTGAAATATACCGATCCGACGGGCACGTATTACTGCAACGGGAGCGATGCTGATTGCAAAAAGGTGGAAGCGGCCTACAATCAGGCGAAGGCAGCAGCCGCGAATAAGGACCTATCGAAAGATGAACGAGCGGCGATCAACAAGACGCTGAAGTTCCTCGGAAAACCGGGGGAGGTCAATGGTGTTGTTGTTGTCTTCGGAGCAGCTGCAAAGGGCGCAACCGCCGTCACTGACACTACGAAGTCATTTGGCTCCACGATCACGACGATTACTTTCGATCCGAAGAACCTCGCTCGTGTCGATGCCAGGACGCTTTCTGAGACTCTGATACACGAGGGGACGCACGGAGTTGACGACTTTCCACTTGGCCACAATCCGATGACCAAGGCTGCGGAAATGCAGACGGAGATGAATGCGTACTCTAACCAGTCGAACGTGGCGAAGGGCTTAGGAGTTGCGTCACCGTGGGGAGTGTGGAGTCCTGGGATCAGCGATGCTGATAGACAGAAGGCCATCCAGAATAACGCCCAGAAGTCAACGCGAATCTGGTGCCAGAATGGGGGCAACTGCAAGTGA
- a CDS encoding ABC transporter permease: MTLRRTAHNLLALLRKRRLERELEGEIEAHLELAERDALARGLSPEDARREARLRFGGVEQVKELHRERRSFVWLEALLRDLRYGLSSLARSPGFTASVVGVLALGIGANVAMFSIVDAVMLKPLPFAEPDRIVRVWEAPRPGVSNATSAANFLEWKRLATDFEALSAEQSISVALQNGGEPARLNGKAVTSEYFRVFGTQARLGRTFSAEEDQGTAARVIVLSHATWQNDFGADPDILTRRPMLDGEPYQVIGVLAPGAFDRDETKFWKPLAFTPVERESKSHWLMVYGRLREGAELTQVNGRMQAVYAATMEKASEEDRQGAIVVERLARLLVGDNLQRSISIAFGAVALVLLIACANVANLLLAKGAARSKELAVRSALGASRGRLVAQLLTETLVLCLLGGAAGVVLAWTLIRVATPALKEALPFTAEVTLDPRVLGFAGLVALAVALLTGTFPALQTSFGSLAQTLNRAARGSSGSHALVRRAIVIGEVGLSLVLVCGALLLLKSLLKLQQIETGIRVEHVITTSVDLPKSSYPTPEKAAQFYEAVAERLRSVPGVSRVGMTSHMPLQWIGNGEALQEPGERNLVRVRLKRVDPGYFQTLGIPLLAGRGITARDTASAPRVVVINEALAARLKDVSRVQEAVGRKVRVSMPPFGEPTMSMPEVEIAGVIRGERVGPPGMPDPAVVYVPLAQTPATHVKLIVLAQTDVAAAVTALREAVRGVDAKLPLGEVVTLEQVRERTLSGASRPAWLIGVFAVIAALLAGIGLYGVISHTVSQRRREIGIRMALGARSRDVLSQVLRNAVSLVCIGLGIGLLGALALTRVMKSLLYEVSPLDPLAFAASCLAMVLVGLLAGWLPAHRAAGVDPVTTLRDEG; encoded by the coding sequence ATGACACTGAGGCGGACGGCCCACAATCTGCTGGCGCTGCTGCGCAAGCGGCGGCTGGAGCGGGAACTCGAAGGGGAGATTGAGGCGCATCTGGAATTGGCCGAGCGGGACGCGCTGGCCCGCGGGCTTTCGCCGGAAGACGCCCGGAGGGAGGCCCGGCTGCGATTTGGAGGGGTGGAGCAGGTGAAGGAGCTGCATCGCGAGCGGCGCAGCTTCGTGTGGCTGGAAGCACTCCTGCGGGATCTTCGATACGGGCTGTCGTCCCTGGCCCGGTCGCCTGGTTTCACGGCCTCGGTGGTGGGCGTGCTGGCGCTGGGCATAGGCGCCAATGTAGCGATGTTCAGCATAGTGGACGCGGTGATGTTGAAGCCGCTGCCGTTCGCGGAGCCGGACCGGATTGTGCGTGTGTGGGAGGCGCCGCGGCCCGGAGTGTCGAACGCCACGAGCGCCGCGAATTTTCTGGAATGGAAGCGGCTGGCCACCGATTTTGAGGCTTTGTCGGCCGAGCAGTCCATCTCGGTGGCGCTGCAGAACGGCGGTGAACCGGCGCGGCTGAATGGCAAGGCGGTAACCTCCGAGTACTTCCGGGTGTTCGGCACGCAGGCCAGGCTGGGCCGGACGTTCTCCGCCGAGGAGGACCAGGGGACGGCAGCGCGGGTGATTGTCCTGAGTCACGCCACATGGCAGAACGATTTCGGAGCCGACCCGGACATCCTCACCCGCCGGCCGATGCTGGACGGTGAACCGTACCAGGTGATTGGCGTCCTGGCGCCGGGCGCGTTCGACCGCGACGAGACCAAGTTCTGGAAACCGCTGGCGTTCACGCCCGTCGAGCGAGAGAGCAAGAGCCATTGGCTGATGGTTTACGGCCGTCTGCGGGAGGGGGCGGAGCTGACCCAGGTGAATGGTCGAATGCAGGCCGTCTATGCGGCCACGATGGAGAAGGCATCGGAGGAGGACCGGCAGGGCGCCATCGTAGTGGAGCGGTTGGCCCGCCTGCTGGTGGGGGATAACCTGCAGCGATCGATCTCGATCGCTTTTGGCGCGGTGGCGCTGGTGTTGCTGATCGCCTGCGCCAACGTGGCGAACCTACTGCTGGCCAAGGGTGCGGCGCGGTCGAAGGAACTGGCGGTCCGATCCGCGCTCGGCGCGAGCCGGGGCCGGCTGGTGGCTCAACTGCTTACGGAGACGTTGGTACTCTGCCTGTTGGGCGGCGCGGCCGGAGTGGTGCTGGCCTGGACGCTGATTCGAGTGGCGACGCCGGCATTGAAAGAGGCGCTGCCTTTCACGGCGGAGGTCACGTTGGATCCGCGCGTGCTGGGTTTCGCCGGCCTGGTTGCGCTGGCCGTGGCGCTGCTGACGGGTACGTTTCCGGCGTTGCAGACCTCGTTTGGAAGCCTGGCGCAGACATTGAACCGGGCGGCCCGCGGATCGTCGGGCTCGCACGCCCTGGTGCGGCGGGCCATCGTGATCGGCGAAGTGGGCTTGTCGCTGGTGCTGGTGTGCGGCGCCCTACTGCTGTTGAAGAGCCTGTTGAAGCTGCAGCAGATAGAGACAGGGATCCGCGTCGAACACGTGATCACGACGTCGGTGGATCTGCCGAAGTCGTCGTATCCGACACCGGAGAAGGCGGCTCAGTTCTACGAGGCCGTGGCGGAGCGCCTGCGGTCCGTGCCCGGTGTCAGCCGGGTGGGGATGACTTCGCACATGCCGCTGCAGTGGATTGGCAATGGCGAGGCACTGCAGGAGCCGGGCGAACGGAATCTGGTGCGGGTGCGGCTGAAGCGCGTGGATCCGGGGTATTTCCAGACACTCGGGATTCCGCTGCTGGCCGGTCGCGGGATTACGGCCCGGGACACGGCCAGCGCGCCACGAGTGGTGGTGATCAACGAGGCGCTGGCGGCGCGATTGAAGGATGTGAGCCGGGTGCAAGAGGCCGTCGGCCGCAAAGTGCGCGTCTCGATGCCGCCCTTCGGGGAGCCCACCATGTCCATGCCCGAGGTGGAGATCGCGGGCGTGATTCGGGGAGAGAGGGTGGGGCCGCCGGGCATGCCCGATCCGGCGGTGGTCTATGTGCCGCTGGCCCAGACGCCGGCCACACACGTCAAACTGATCGTCCTGGCCCAGACCGACGTGGCGGCGGCGGTCACGGCCCTGCGCGAAGCCGTGCGCGGCGTGGATGCGAAGCTTCCGCTGGGTGAGGTGGTGACGCTAGAGCAGGTAAGAGAGCGCACGCTGTCCGGCGCCAGCCGTCCGGCCTGGTTGATTGGCGTCTTCGCGGTGATTGCCGCATTGTTGGCGGGCATCGGCCTTTACGGCGTCATCTCGCACACGGTGTCGCAGCGGCGGAGGGAGATCGGGATCCGCATGGCGCTGGGCGCGCGTTCGCGCGACGTGCTTTCGCAGGTGCTGAGAAACGCGGTGTCGCTGGTATGTATCGGGCTGGGCATCGGCCTGCTGGGCGCCCTGGCGTTGACCAGGGTGATGAAGAGCCTGCTGTACGAAGTGTCGCCCCTGGATCCGCTGGCCTTCGCGGCCAGTTGCCTGGCGATGGTCCTGGTTGGGTTGCTGGCAGGCTGGCTACCGGCGCATCGGGCGGCTGGGGTGGATCCGGTGACCACGCTGCGCGACGAGGGGTGA
- a CDS encoding RHS repeat-associated core domain-containing protein has protein sequence MVTDQNKTVVPGQRHDYMPFGGSLLSTQNGRTTTLGYGVDEALASLSTLFTGKERDAETGLDYFGARYMSSAQGRFTSPDLPLVDQRPKDPQSWNLYGYVRSNPLRYTDATGEACVVEEDGTEHNDDNPGQSCEDVHKQENNDKPSAVVTDDSSPAPYTYEYYRQVARDLPTLLERGNRPDMINDLYSIFGYDQNVPLPSCFGKFLSATGDDLMPFSPGASTAGSASGEIGSAIAWNKALRCAAQMSQRTAKGVFKDGRFQRLLGISTKLETSAPLLGVVFAEGHGLLSECDLMRSGGCQ, from the coding sequence GTGGTAACAGATCAGAACAAGACCGTGGTGCCTGGGCAGAGGCACGACTACATGCCGTTTGGCGGATCGCTGCTCTCCACGCAGAACGGTCGAACAACCACATTGGGATATGGTGTCGACGAGGCTCTCGCTTCACTCTCGACGCTCTTTACCGGCAAAGAACGAGATGCGGAGACGGGCCTCGATTACTTCGGGGCGAGGTACATGTCGAGCGCCCAGGGAAGGTTTACGAGCCCGGACCTGCCACTTGTCGACCAACGCCCGAAAGACCCGCAGTCGTGGAATCTTTATGGTTATGTTCGAAGCAATCCACTCCGGTACACCGATGCGACAGGCGAAGCTTGCGTGGTTGAAGAGGATGGAACTGAACATAACGACGACAATCCGGGGCAATCCTGCGAGGATGTCCACAAGCAGGAAAATAACGATAAGCCGAGCGCGGTAGTCACCGACGATTCAAGTCCGGCCCCCTATACCTATGAGTACTACCGACAAGTAGCGCGCGACTTGCCAACACTGCTCGAGCGTGGAAACCGTCCTGACATGATTAATGATCTCTATTCCATCTTTGGCTACGACCAAAATGTCCCACTCCCATCGTGTTTTGGCAAGTTCCTTTCCGCGACGGGCGACGATCTGATGCCGTTCTCCCCCGGGGCGTCTACAGCAGGTAGCGCTTCTGGTGAAATAGGGAGTGCGATAGCGTGGAATAAGGCCCTGAGGTGCGCGGCGCAGATGTCGCAACGTACGGCAAAAGGAGTCTTCAAGGACGGGCGCTTCCAACGGCTACTCGGGATATCAACGAAGTTAGAAACCAGTGCACCGTTGCTTGGCGTAGTTTTCGCTGAGGGACACGGACTCTTGTCCGAGTGCGACCTCATGCGGTCTGGGGGCTGTCAATGA
- a CDS encoding PadR family transcriptional regulator, whose translation MSKQQSEVPYGTLDLLVLRTLAVMGPLHGYAVARRIEQVSGDTLQLSQGSVHPALIRLEQEGWIQTEWGISETNRKVKVYSITKAGRKQLLVEVANWEKATSLVARFLEES comes from the coding sequence ATGTCGAAACAACAATCAGAAGTACCGTATGGGACTTTGGATCTGCTGGTGTTAAGAACGCTGGCGGTGATGGGGCCCTTGCACGGCTATGCCGTTGCGCGGCGCATCGAGCAGGTCTCAGGTGACACGCTGCAGTTGAGCCAGGGGTCCGTTCACCCCGCGTTGATCCGGCTGGAGCAGGAGGGCTGGATCCAGACGGAGTGGGGCATCTCCGAGACCAACCGCAAGGTGAAGGTCTACTCGATCACCAAGGCCGGGCGGAAACAACTGCTGGTGGAGGTGGCGAACTGGGAGAAGGCCACGTCGCTGGTGGCGCGCTTTCTGGAGGAGTCATGA
- a CDS encoding MFS transporter, with product MSQNVSGLIAPDSAAPAESPRASTPPAGYRFSVLTGYLGWALDSFDFFLVVYCLTAIAAEFHRKDSDIALAITLTLAFRPLGAILFGLLADRFGRRLPLMIDLIFYSVVEILTAFAPNYAAFLALRALFGIGLGGEWGVGASLVMEKTPTARRGLVSGLLQQGYAMGNLLAAGCYYFFFDKWGWRPLFFIGGLPALLCLVIRLRVSESEVWQVQKKRTVREILAELYRHRTLLFSMIGLLAALNLAGHATVDMYPTFLQRKWNLLPTTRSAVSALALTGTLIGALLIGYLSDRIGRRRSMAVAFGLAVLVVPLWAFAPTLALTIAAAWVMQFLVQGAWGVIPAHLAELAPSSVRGSLPGFAYQMGALVSSAIVYIQALAAEHMPYSNAMAITAGTALVLATIASCLGQERKGRDLSE from the coding sequence TTGTCCCAGAACGTGTCCGGTCTCATCGCTCCGGACTCTGCCGCCCCGGCCGAGTCCCCGCGAGCCTCTACCCCGCCAGCCGGCTATCGGTTCTCCGTCCTCACCGGGTACCTCGGTTGGGCTCTCGATTCCTTCGACTTCTTCCTGGTGGTGTATTGCCTGACCGCCATCGCCGCAGAGTTCCACCGGAAGGACTCTGATATAGCTCTGGCCATCACCCTGACGCTCGCCTTCCGGCCTCTGGGGGCAATCCTTTTTGGTCTGCTCGCTGACCGGTTCGGGCGCCGGTTGCCGTTGATGATCGACCTCATCTTCTATTCCGTCGTGGAAATCCTCACCGCCTTCGCCCCGAACTACGCAGCCTTCCTCGCGCTGCGCGCCTTGTTCGGGATTGGGTTGGGCGGGGAGTGGGGCGTCGGCGCCTCGCTCGTCATGGAAAAGACGCCTACGGCGCGCCGCGGCCTGGTCTCGGGCTTGTTGCAGCAGGGCTATGCCATGGGCAATCTGCTCGCCGCCGGCTGTTACTACTTCTTCTTTGACAAGTGGGGCTGGCGCCCGCTCTTCTTCATCGGAGGGCTGCCGGCGCTCCTCTGCCTCGTGATTCGCCTGCGCGTGTCCGAATCGGAGGTTTGGCAGGTCCAGAAGAAGCGGACCGTCCGGGAGATCCTGGCGGAACTCTATCGCCACCGGACGCTGCTGTTCTCGATGATAGGCCTGCTCGCGGCTTTGAACCTGGCAGGGCATGCCACCGTGGATATGTACCCGACCTTCCTGCAGCGAAAATGGAATCTCCTGCCCACTACAAGGTCCGCGGTCTCCGCCTTGGCCTTGACCGGAACCTTGATCGGCGCCCTGTTGATCGGCTACCTCTCAGATCGCATCGGCCGCCGCCGTTCCATGGCCGTGGCCTTTGGACTTGCCGTCCTCGTCGTCCCCCTGTGGGCTTTCGCGCCAACTCTCGCCCTCACCATTGCCGCCGCGTGGGTGATGCAATTCCTGGTGCAGGGCGCCTGGGGTGTGATTCCCGCTCATCTGGCGGAACTCGCGCCCAGTTCGGTCCGAGGCTCGCTGCCCGGCTTTGCCTACCAGATGGGGGCATTGGTTTCCAGCGCGATCGTCTACATCCAGGCCCTGGCGGCGGAACACATGCCCTATTCCAACGCCATGGCCATCACCGCGGGCACCGCACTGGTTCTGGCCACCATCGCTTCCTGCCTGGGCCAGGAGCGCAAGGGCCGCGACCTCAGCGAGTGA
- a CDS encoding carboxypeptidase-like regulatory domain-containing protein: MADFRRPHPRPLRVVRMQVREVLNGVGPGQQEVEIATGLGGGDCGFAFQVGADYVVYAYRNSEGRLETGICSRTRLLSQAAEDVEYIRSMANAPRTGEIRVRTAVGDTPGTPGVQIIADREGSRSSALTNAVGDAVFGGLPPGAYTIHAQLDGDLPEDPSVQLNAKGCLDVTLLRVLRISGLVTARDGEPAARIEVQLRSVGGAPWESAMTDPDGRYQLRVIKAGQYHLGINLNHSPTQDTPYPRWFYPGTDDPASATTIVFSGRPETRSYDFTLPDRQPERSIDGTVSRADGQPMPRAVVTILDATRTVVAQAFADQGGRFSARVFAGTAYRLHTVWPGSTSVAATSAVPMDIAPAATPLSVRLTLTQPGNSFLDDPR; the protein is encoded by the coding sequence ATGGCTGATTTTCGACGTCCCCATCCGCGGCCTTTGCGCGTGGTCCGCATGCAGGTCAGGGAAGTGCTAAATGGCGTCGGCCCCGGACAGCAGGAGGTCGAGATCGCAACCGGCCTGGGCGGAGGGGACTGCGGATTTGCCTTTCAGGTAGGCGCGGATTACGTCGTCTATGCCTACAGAAACTCGGAAGGCCGTCTTGAGACCGGCATCTGCTCGCGCACACGCCTCTTATCTCAGGCGGCGGAGGACGTGGAATACATCCGCTCGATGGCCAATGCCCCCCGCACTGGCGAGATTCGTGTCCGCACCGCTGTCGGAGACACGCCCGGAACACCTGGTGTCCAAATCATCGCCGACCGGGAAGGATCTCGTTCCTCTGCGCTGACCAACGCCGTGGGTGACGCCGTGTTCGGCGGCTTGCCGCCAGGCGCCTACACAATTCACGCACAACTGGACGGCGATTTGCCGGAGGATCCCAGCGTGCAGCTAAATGCCAAGGGGTGCCTCGACGTGACCCTTCTTCGGGTTCTGCGCATCAGCGGCCTCGTCACGGCGCGCGACGGCGAGCCGGCCGCGCGCATCGAGGTACAACTTCGCTCCGTCGGCGGAGCGCCCTGGGAAAGTGCCATGACGGATCCGGATGGCCGCTACCAACTGCGCGTCATCAAGGCCGGCCAATATCATTTGGGCATCAACCTGAACCATTCACCGACGCAGGACACGCCCTACCCCCGCTGGTTCTATCCCGGAACGGATGATCCGGCATCCGCGACAACCATCGTCTTTTCGGGGCGTCCGGAAACGCGAAGTTATGACTTCACCCTGCCGGACCGCCAGCCCGAACGCTCCATCGACGGCACGGTCTCCCGCGCCGATGGGCAGCCAATGCCAAGAGCTGTTGTGACAATCCTCGATGCTACCCGCACGGTGGTGGCCCAGGCGTTCGCGGACCAGGGCGGGCGCTTCTCGGCGCGGGTGTTCGCCGGAACCGCATATCGCCTGCACACAGTCTGGCCGGGCAGCACGTCAGTCGCCGCAACTTCAGCGGTTCCCATGGACATCGCGCCAGCCGCTACTCCGTTGAGCGTGCGTTTGACTCTGACTCAACCTGGAAACTCGTTTCTCGACGATCCCCGGTAG
- a CDS encoding GyrI-like domain-containing protein → MPTALNLEFAEVQVEPALAAQLACKCGPDPASISAAIRNAFESLMGFIRRQQLTVNGNPRCIYTAYGATGVAFTVAFPVAAGPGPVGEDSSVRVELLPAVKAYRFIHRGPYPDLAQTYHHISGFMQEKGWMKSEADWMRYMPMWEEYLNDPETTPPAELRTYIYLPVAD, encoded by the coding sequence ATGCCAACGGCTTTGAATCTCGAATTTGCGGAAGTTCAGGTCGAGCCGGCCCTCGCCGCTCAATTAGCCTGTAAGTGCGGACCGGATCCCGCCTCCATCAGCGCCGCCATTCGCAACGCTTTCGAGTCACTGATGGGCTTCATCCGTCGCCAACAACTCACGGTGAATGGGAATCCACGATGCATCTACACCGCCTACGGAGCTACGGGTGTCGCCTTCACTGTCGCATTCCCAGTGGCCGCCGGACCGGGACCCGTCGGGGAAGACTCTTCAGTTCGCGTTGAACTCCTCCCGGCGGTCAAGGCCTATCGCTTCATCCATAGAGGCCCCTATCCGGACCTCGCGCAGACCTACCACCACATCTCTGGATTCATGCAGGAGAAGGGCTGGATGAAATCCGAAGCGGATTGGATGCGCTACATGCCGATGTGGGAAGAGTACTTGAATGATCCTGAAACCACGCCCCCCGCTGAATTGAGGACCTACATCTATCTCCCGGTCGCAGACTAA